The window TGCAAACAAAACTTGGTCCTTAGTGCCGTTTCACCCCTCCATGAATGTTGTTGGTAATTGGTGGGTGTACAAGATTAAACGCAGATTTAATGGTAGCATCGAGAGGTATAAGGCGTGTCTAGTTACTAGAGGTTTCACTCATGAAGAAGGTATTGATTACTCTGAAACCTTTAGTCCTGTCATCAAACAGGCGACCGTCAGATTAGTCTTCTCCATTGCAGTTTCGTGTGGTTGGAAAATTCATCAACTTGACATCTATAATGCCTTCCTCAATGGTGTTCTTGATGAGAaggtctacatgaaacaacctccaggttttATTGATTCTGTTATCCCCTCTTATATGTGTCGATTACATAAATctctatatggtttaaaacaggctCTGCGGGCTTGGTACACTCGTCTGAATGATTTCCTGTTATCTATTGGTTTCTATGCCTCTAAGGTGGATACCTCATTGTTTATCTTCTCTGTTGGTGCTGATATTTGTTATCTTCtggtctatgttgatgatattctgcttacgGGTAGTAACTCTCTTCTGCTCCAACGCCTCATTCAGCTACTTAGCTCAGAAATTAAGCTTCGCGACGTGGGTtctgttcattattttttaggtattgAGGTTCAATCTACTAGTATGGGTCTTATGCTCCACCAGCATAAATATATACTTGACATCCTCACTCGGGCTGGTATGTTGTCTTGCAAACTTGTTGATACTCCTATCTCTACATCCATAGCTACCATTTTGCCCGATCCATTGTTCTTTGATGCTACCCGCTTTCGTCAAATTATGGGTGCTCTTCAATATCTCATTTTTACGCGCCCGGATATTTGTTTTGCTGTTAACAGAGTCTGTCAATTTATACGCGCCCGGATATTTGTACGGCATCACATGACTTACATATTACTCACAGTTCTTCTTTTGCCTTACATGGTTTTACATATGCAGATTGGGCAGGCAATGTTGAGGACAAAAAATCTACAGGTTGTTACCTTGTGTTTTTTGGTCAAATGCCGATTTCGTGGAAATCTGGTAAGCAACGCACAGTTGCTTGCTCTTCTACTGAAGGTAAGTACAAAGCCTTAGCCGATAGCACTGCTGAAATTATCTGGCTTCAGTACTTATTAACAGATCTTCAAATTCTGTCTACTTCTGCTCCTATTATCTGGTGTGACAACCTTGGTGCCACTTATTTGTTTGTGAATCCTTTTTTCATACTCGTACAAAACATGTTGAGGTCGATTATCATTTTTTCCGAGATAGAGTTGCAAAGAAGGAGTTTCAAATTCGTTTTATTTCCTCTCAGGATCAGCTTGCcgatgtcttcactaagccactTCCTACTTCTTCGTTTACTGCTTTTTGTTTCAAGCTTCGGGTTGATCCTCCACCCTCAGCTTGAGGGAGCATATTCTAGAATgtacttatatagaaaatattgtagaCATACTCTTGTGTGGTAACCTCCACTAAAcctcctaattattctcaaTTCCAAAGTTCTATGTACatcctttgtggaaatggtgaaGCCGCTAGCAGCATTTATTGTACAAATTAGGAAACCAAAAAACACAAGAGTCTTGTTTACaatctttttaattgaatttcatttaaaaattttaatgaaattttatatttaaaatatttttaaaagttaaaaattaaattctaaataaaatttaatctttaaaaatactataaaaataaattagagatcaACCCCTCTCTGAtttacaattctaaaaaaaaattaatgttaaaattaaccttataaaaataattatttatttattttttagaaacaatatttgaagaaataagatgaaggtaatgataataatataaaaaataaattaaaataaattttatttcataaaacacGTAAATCAGATAGCAGTATTTATTGATTctagaaattaaattcaataattaaattcaataatattaaattgattctaGAATTTTTATGGCAATGGTGAAGCAGATAGCAGTATTTATTGTATAAGCAAAAAAATCGGTGAGCACGGGGGGCATTGATGAACTGTCGTTGTGGCAATAGCGAGGCAGCTCGCAGCATTTAGTTTTGTAGTTGGGAAACCAAAAACATTGGTGAATAAAGGGGGCGTTTGTTTCAAGAACAATATTTTACAACAAAACTTCTGattttcatgtatttgttttttaaaaaatattttatagtaaaatgattgatgtaaattattttatattcaaacaactaattgaaaagtatttttaaaatgtaaaatcttataaaatattttacaggtGATATTTCTAATTATTTCAACCACCGCAACCTTTATTATCACCACCGTACATGCTGACCCTCTATTTCTAGGGTTATGGACAGTGCAAAGTGGTGGAATGAAGAACGGCAGGGAGGAGGATGGAACGGATATCCTAACTTCATGACTGTAACTTATTATCTGAAAGGAGTTTCAAAACCCATGAAATATTGATGAAAAGCTTTTTAGCTCTACAAGCATGCTCAAGTGCTCCAGCTCCTGCTAGTAGCCTGCTTTGGAGTTCTAAACCCATCATTTAAGTACATGTTTTTCTAGCCATTTCTTCATTAATCAGGCCATAAACCCACTTTCGTTTTGTATTTACAGCAGCTATTACATATCTCTTCTTTATTTCTATAATGGACTGGTATTATTATGTTTTAGGTTTTGTTCCTCCCTTGTTTTCTCTCCGTTTTAGGGAAGAGTTTCTCCATGTGTCACATGGAGCGTCAAAAATCAATGCTTTTGAATTATTAAGTTTGTATTTCAAGAgggttttttctattatttttgtgtGGCTTGCTGTGGTTTTCAACCATTTCGAGCAAGAAACAACCACTAGCTAGTAGCATCGTTCATGCACCAGTACTAATCTTGAACAAAAAGTCAAACttctatcattaaaaaaatgggTACTATATTCTTGGATCGTACAGAAATAATAGATGTCCCACGAGAAGGATTGATGGCAGCGTCCTTGTGGAGACCCCAGCCATCTCATCTAGGCTCGCCTGGTCGGAAAGAGCGTCATCTCATCTGTCAGCTTCTGAGCTATAGATTGCATGTCCTTGGATGGCAGCTAGCCATCTCATTTATCACCGATCAACCCCCACCAGTATACAACCACCGCTACTGCCCAGTCACACGTAACTTTGTAAAAAGTCACTACTACACAAGTAAGCAGACCGACAAATATTGAAGCCCTATTTTGTCTGAATTTCACAATTTTCAGTTTTTGTTAactaattcaatatttattttgggGTGTGCAGTTAGGAAAGAGATTGTGGATTTGTATCTAGATAGGACTAGGAAGCTAATAGATACTTGTACTGAGCTTCaagggttttttgtgttttgttattGGTTTTGGCTCATAATCTTTGTTTTTGgagaggtttttttattaattattgaatgaaattgaagatgGGGAAAGAATTGAGATgaattgtttgatttgtttgatgGTCTTTGTAGAGACAAAACCACATTATGTCGAgagaacaaaatattttttttttatcatagatttgaaaaaaaacaaccaaattaaaagaagaagaagaagaagaagaagaagaagaacctcTTCTTTACAGTGTAGGGGTGACAACTCGTAGCTCATCCTACAACGGCGATTGGGGAGGCTGAAATGGTGGCGCTGTCAGCACAGCTATTTCATGTAGACTGAAGAAGATTTTTATCGTGTGAAACAAGAGGCAAGCCCCATTTGCTGTAGAAGAAGTTGGCTGATTGGCCGTCTTATTTggcacaggaaaaaaaaaatcttgaaatatatCTTACATTATAGGATTGCGTAcagagaaagaggaaaaaaattgagagagatcGGGTTGGACTGGGGGGGCCTGGGTCTGACCCGGGGTGAGTTAGCACTAGCATGGGCTGGCCCAAGTGAGATGGGCCCTTTCGGCTgagacaggtttttttttttaaaaaaaaaaaaaaaaaagcaccccCTGgtgtatattatattttaactgATAATTATGCAACCATATATGCGGAgtcttattttctaaaaatctcATCAAGTCAACTAGCACGGTTGAGACTTACGTGTTGTTTCCTGCACCGTGCTTTTCGAAAAATAGAATATAacttacttaattatatgatttttatagttgttaattaatttaattctagaTTTCTTAAGATCTtgactttaatatttaaaaacatgattcaactcataaatataatgttttgttacattaaaaaacattattttttattccttttcaaatatattataaaatattagtgAATATATTCTAtatggaataaataaataataaaaaatagtaccATAACATAAGAATGaggatttaaagtttttttttttgggggatGGAAATACAATCTCagttatcaaattcaattaaattatagaaatatTTTAGCCCAACATACTTGGAATCAATCCATTTAACAATCTCAAAATATAGATGATAGACGAGTGACTATTTGTGCTTTTCCATGTATATTCAACTTCATATcactttatattttgaatttgtgatagcaataatagttcaaaataatttttacttataaatatattaaaataaaattttttatttttaaaaaattgtttttaatatcagcatatcaaaatgatctgaaaatataaaaaaaattattttaaacaaaaacatattttcaaaatttttagaaatacgGTTTGCACcgtgttctcaaacatgttttaaaaatgaagaTTTTATAACCCATTTTTCAGTTCACAtgatgatattttgatatttatattaaattatttcaattcattaaaattaaaggttaaattctaattaaaaataatgttaaaactaatttttcagaaataattatttattttaaaaactctttgaaaaaataagataaaagtaatggtgataatataaaaaataaattgaattgaattttattatatatctaaatatataaatccaatttatttattaattaaatttaaaacaaacattATAGTAAGGGATTACTATATTAGAGAATTGAACAGTATGTGAATGTAGAATCTTTATGGCAATGGTTAAGCAGATAGCAGCATTTATTGTATAAATGGGAGGAAACAAAATTGGTGAGCACAGGGGGCATTGATGTACTGCCGTGCGGCGATGGCGAGGCAGCTAGCAGCTTTTATTTTGTCGTTGGTTGGGAAACCAAAAATATTGGTCAACAAAGGGGGCTTCTGTTTCAAGGAAAAGATTTTACAACAATACTtcttattttcatgtatttttttaatattttcttaaacaatTAATGGATAGATTTGCCCCTAagtatttacaaaaaaaaaattaatagataaaagaattaaatgattgttatttttttaatttggcaaCACCTTCTTTGTACAGAATGTTAAAGTAATtctgatcaaacataaaagaaggctagaattctcaataagatgtttattatgaatgctttaggttaacctaaatacaaaggaattatatataggttaaactgaaaatactattctacccttaataaataaaactagataaatattacttaacatctcccctcaaactcacgatgcggcatctacaagcatcgagagtttgccaactagaaaacaaaaatgagatATGGAATGtgtcttggtaaagaaatctgcaatctgcaaggaagaatgaacaaaaggcaaagtaatggtgccatgcttgagatgatgacgagtaagatgataatcgatctcaatgtgcttagttcgctcgtaaaaaccgagttgtgagcaatctgaatagaactctggttgtcacaattcataggagtaggatgagaaaagaaaactctcatatcaacaagtaaccaacgtaaccaaacaatctctttggtagtagatgccatgacagaagctgaaggaaagttgaaataccagattttgcagaagcggaagacaaaatatcactccaaaattttttatttttcttgcagaaacttaactcaaataccaaattgcataaactgaagagaagacgaaataccaaaacaattgcagagacagaacagaaataccaaattgcagaagctgataccaaattgcagaacagaaataccaaattgcagaagctgattccaaattgcagaaactgaagagaagacgaaataccaaaacaattgcagagacagatagaaataccaaattgcagaagctgattccaaattgcagaaactgaagagaagacgaaataccaaaacaattgcagagacagatagaaataccaaattgtagaagctgattccaaattgcagaaactgaagagaagacgaaataccaaaacaattgcagaggcagaacagaaataccaaattgcagaagctgaaaaatctaaaataaagtttcagatattaattcttcagccgcaagcacaaaacttgatcttcatcctccatcttttaataggtcaaacaactcatgtctgatgttttgaaaaatgaatctgaAGTTAAGCTTCATAGGAATGCATTGAGCGTGCTGGAACATCCTACAGGGAATGAAgtggatgatgataacaattttgATACGAGCAGTGGCTCtgacattggtgaacatgatttctacaagggcagcgagttccataaaattaacaagacaAGGGTTCGATCaactaggctctgataccatgttaaagtaattctgatcaaacataaaaggaggctagaattctcaataagatgtttattatgaatgctttaggttaacctaaatacaaaggaattatatataggttaaactgaaaatactattctacccttaataaataaaactagataaatattacttaacacggaaaactatctaaaattttatttatttaatttgatttttaattttagatttttttaattggccattaaacttcaatatttatacaattaaactcctgatttgattaaattaactctcaaaaactataatttgaccccaaaacattaatttcttccgattaaagctcaaattaactccaaaattaatttttctgtaACCAAACCTTCcataattcaattaaaccttcaataaaatttaattgagaccataaacatttaattttgaacttttcttcttcaaattgaattttctttgttaatatggctctcatcagtcaataaaatactgttaaattttaatctttgtattttttaacctcctcaaccaatttctaactatttttttagcGTTTTGGCATCATCTGTtcactattatattttttgtttttatttttttaagagagaaaaaaatgtgaattaaggaataacccaaaaatgggttatgacattCCTCATCACGTCCATaaccatattaaaaatatttttaaacatgtttttttctatgtgCATGACATCAATTTTATAGTAGAagagattggtcttccaataaaaaaactccttaaaaaaactttgttttatctaattatgggtcaaactaaaatcatgaaacttctacttaccaaattaaaaataaaagacaatgtcgccatattctaacaccatatTATACAATTCTTCACCGAAATTTTCACTGTGAATTGCGAGAGTGAAAACCCCacgttttttttgctttatagtTAATTTACCCCTATATCTactaactaaaaaatatgtcaCGTCAATTTTTCGGTGCCGTGCATAAAAATACCATGTTCCCTGACGCCCTGCAGGATTTTTTATGGAGACAAAACCGCCTCGCCTTTCTCTGTATCCTAAAAAACAGAAGGGCAAAGTGGGATTTCCACTGTGAATTGTGAGATTGAAAATCCCAGACTTTTTAGctttatagttaattaatttatccatatatcaactaaaaaatatatcacatCTGTTTTTTGATGTCATGCATATAAATACTAGACACTTGACGCTCTGTAAAAACTTTTCTGGAGACAAACCATCTCCCCTTTCTTTGCATTCTAAGAAACATAAGGGCAAAGTGAAATTTTTACTGTGGATTATACTGTGAAAACCCCATCTTTTTAGCTTTATAGTTAATAGGTAATATGGTAAAATTACTTCAAAACTTAAATGCAAGGAAACTACTCTACCAACCCAGTTTCCATTAGAAGTCAGTTTCCTTTACTATCTCAAAACATATttatgaagagagagagagagagagagagcaccgTAACTCACAGTAAATATTTCTGAtcaaacaattataattcaCCCTGTAGGTCGATAGAACTCATTTACTTCACCCTCCTCTTGTTCTATATAACTCTGTTTATGTCCTCACCAGCTCAGTACTCTTTAATTTCTCTCCTCAACAATGGACTTGATAGACCTCCTTATTCTTTGTATTGCACTTATCTTTGCCCGCCTATGGTGGCGACATTGGTCCGTCACCGGCGGCGGGCCAAGGAATCTTCCTCCAGGGCCTCCAGGATGGCCTATTGTGGGCAACTTGTTCCAAATCATCCTCCAACGCCGTCCATTCATCTATGTTGTACGTGATTTACGTGCAAAATATGGTCCAATCTTCACCTTGCAAATGGGCCAACGTACTCTTGTTATTGTCACTAGCTCTGAGCTCATCCATGAAGCCCTAGTTCAAAGAGGCCCTACATTTGCAAGCCGGCCGGCTGACTCCCCGATCAGGCTAGTGTTCAGCGTTGGTAAATGTGCTATCAATTCTGCTGAATATGGTCCTCTTTGGAGATCTCTACGCAAGAACTTTGTCACACAGTTTATAAACCCTGTGAGAATCAAGCAATGTAGTTGGGTTCGACAGTGTGCTTCAGAGAACCATATGAAAAGACTGAAAACCGAGGCCCTTGAAAATGGGTTTGTTGAGGTGATGAGCAACTGTAGGCTCACTATATGTAGCATCTTAATATGTCTTTGCTTCGGTGCAAGAATCTCTGAAGAAAGAATCAAGAACGTTGAAGCTATATTGAAAGATGTGATGTTAATGACAACACCAAAGCTTCCTGATTTCTTGCCAATTCTAGCTCCTTTATTTCGCAAGAAAATGGAAGAAGCCAAAGAATTGAGAAGGAAACAAATGGAGTGTCTGGTTCCATTGATTAGAAACAGGAGGGCCTTTGTGGAGAAAGGTGAGAACCCTGATTCGGAAATGGCGAGTCCAGTTGGTGCAGCCTATATAGACTCTTTGTTTGACATGAAACCGGTAAATAGAGGTCCCTTAGGCGAGCAGGAATTTGTGACATTATGCTCTGAGGTGATCAGTGCTGGTACTGATACTAGTGCAACAACGATTGAATGGGCTCTTCTAAACTTGGTACAAAATCAAGAAATCCAAGAAAAGCTTTACCAAGAAATTATTGGATGTGTAGGGAAACATGGGGTGGTCAAAGAAGAGGATACTGAAAAAATGTCTTATCTCGGTGCAATAGTTAAAGAAACTTTCAGGCGTCACCCACCAAGCCATTTTGTGTTATCTCATGCTGCCACTAATGAGACTCAGCTTGCTGGCTACACCATTCCAGCTGTCGTTAATGTGGAGTTTTACACTGCATGGCTAACTGaagatccggatttgtggaagGATCCGGGTGAGTTTCGACCCGAGAGGTTCTTGGAGGGTGACGGGGTTGATGTGGATATGACCGGGACTCGCGGGGTGAAGATGATGCCTTTTGGCGTCGGACGAAGGATTTGTCCGGCGTGGAGTCTTGGTGTATTGCATGTTAATATGTTGCTTGCTCGGATGGTTCATGCTTTCAAGTGGTTGCCTTGCCCGACCGCCCCGCCCGACCCGACGGAGACTTTTGCTTTTACTGTTGTGATGAAGAATCCTCTAAAAGCTGTGATATTGCCTAGGTAATTGATTCGTAGAACAATTTTTGTGGGAATTTCATGCTTATGGAGAATTAATTGCAGCTTGTtgcaattttattgtttttatgtatTGGAAATGAAATATATGAGATGGATgtgttggtttttgttttgaaattcaaatgaaTATGCCTTTTGTATTCTACTAAACCGTCCGACACTTTCACTTTTccgtttttatttttcataatacaaTGTCATCCGAAACAACTACAATATTCTTCATCGTCTTACTCCATGCACAACCAGAACATTGTATACTATTTATAGAATATTTCGTcagtattaaatattaattccataaaaaaggaattaactGATGGAATCATGGAAGGAAGGTAACTGATCATCAAAAGAACGTGTCGTAGATTATTTCTATTCTATTAGTCATGTAATCACCGAcaaatttacatataaaaaaaatacaccaaacaTAAAAACTTTATCTGTATCATTTTATTGGCAATTTCATCGAGAATCATAGCATATTACCAACAAAACAAACTGTTAATAATTTCATCAGTAATCAAATGTACattaccaataaaattaaaccatTGGAGATTTACATACTATCAATGACAAGTcctataattattttcaaactttctAGAATTTTATGAGAGATTTAGTCTGTCGATAATTCCATTAGTAATTATCAGTGGTAaagttatgtaatttttttcaactctcttaaACTTTTCGAGAGGCTTAATCCTTCAGTAATTCTattgatatttgatattatgttgGTAATTCTATTAGTattgtatttaatattaaaaaaaaacataaaataagcaaaacaagaaaaataaagaatagaaaaataaaaaaaaccaaagttttattattatttttaaaaaaatattattgaatacaATTTATCTAGTGGACAGAAACTACAGTAGGAAAAGGGCGAATCTTCTC of the Populus nigra chromosome 7, ddPopNigr1.1, whole genome shotgun sequence genome contains:
- the LOC133699077 gene encoding cytochrome P450 77A1-like; this encodes MDLIDLLILCIALIFARLWWRHWSVTGGGPRNLPPGPPGWPIVGNLFQIILQRRPFIYVVRDLRAKYGPIFTLQMGQRTLVIVTSSELIHEALVQRGPTFASRPADSPIRLVFSVGKCAINSAEYGPLWRSLRKNFVTQFINPVRIKQCSWVRQCASENHMKRLKTEALENGFVEVMSNCRLTICSILICLCFGARISEERIKNVEAILKDVMLMTTPKLPDFLPILAPLFRKKMEEAKELRRKQMECLVPLIRNRRAFVEKGENPDSEMASPVGAAYIDSLFDMKPVNRGPLGEQEFVTLCSEVISAGTDTSATTIEWALLNLVQNQEIQEKLYQEIIGCVGKHGVVKEEDTEKMSYLGAIVKETFRRHPPSHFVLSHAATNETQLAGYTIPAVVNVEFYTAWLTEDPDLWKDPGEFRPERFLEGDGVDVDMTGTRGVKMMPFGVGRRICPAWSLGVLHVNMLLARMVHAFKWLPCPTAPPDPTETFAFTVVMKNPLKAVILPR